The [Flavobacterium] thermophilum genome has a segment encoding these proteins:
- the spoIIID gene encoding 14 kDa transcription factor, with protein MHDYIKERTIKIGKYIVETRKTVRVIAKEFGVSKSTVHKDLTERLPEINPELAQEVKQILDYHKSIRHLRGGEATKKKYKKQAVKNN; from the coding sequence GTGCACGATTACATCAAAGAGCGTACGATCAAGATTGGCAAGTATATCGTGGAGACGAGGAAAACCGTTCGCGTCATCGCGAAAGAGTTTGGCGTGTCGAAAAGCACCGTGCATAAAGACTTGACCGAGCGGCTGCCGGAAATCAATCCGGAGCTGGCCCAAGAAGTGAAGCAAATCCTCGATTACCATAAATCGATCCGCCATTTGCGCGGCGGTGAAGCGACGAAGAAAAAGTATAAAAAGCAAGCGGTGAAAAACAACTGA
- the flgG_3 gene encoding Distal rod protein, with translation MLRSMLTAANTMNALQERLDTISHNIANSNTVGFKRREASFAELLTQQIDRLPNDEAPRETPAGVRYGNGARLASTMLVSAQGTLVETGRALDFAFTAANQWFRVQVANANGDTTIGYTRAGNFSVTPMDGRLALVTSDGRPVLDEANRPIEFPAGTTGFQLSPTGTLTATNAAGRVVARVNLGVTAIDRPQLLEAQGDNVFTLPDVPGAARELNGNLRGQIGVKQGALEQSNVDLGEEMVGLMVTNRAYQLNARAISISEQMLGLINGMRSS, from the coding sequence GTGCTTCGTTCGATGCTCACCGCCGCCAACACGATGAACGCCTTGCAAGAGCGGCTTGATACGATCAGCCACAACATCGCCAACAGCAACACCGTCGGCTTTAAACGGCGCGAAGCGAGCTTTGCCGAGCTCTTGACCCAACAAATCGACCGCCTGCCGAACGACGAAGCGCCACGTGAGACGCCGGCCGGCGTGCGTTACGGCAACGGGGCGCGCCTCGCCTCGACGATGCTTGTGTCTGCTCAAGGAACGCTCGTCGAGACCGGCCGCGCGCTCGATTTCGCCTTCACCGCCGCCAACCAATGGTTTCGCGTTCAAGTCGCCAATGCCAACGGTGACACAACGATCGGCTACACCCGCGCTGGCAACTTTTCTGTCACTCCTATGGACGGGCGTCTTGCCCTCGTGACAAGCGACGGCCGCCCGGTGCTCGATGAAGCGAATCGGCCCATCGAATTTCCCGCCGGCACAACCGGCTTTCAGCTCTCCCCGACCGGGACGCTGACGGCAACCAATGCCGCCGGACGCGTCGTCGCCCGGGTCAACCTTGGCGTCACCGCCATTGATCGTCCGCAGCTTCTCGAAGCCCAGGGCGACAACGTCTTCACCTTGCCGGATGTCCCTGGCGCCGCTCGGGAGCTCAACGGCAATTTGCGTGGCCAAATCGGCGTCAAGCAAGGCGCCTTGGAACAGTCGAACGTCGACCTTGGCGAAGAAATGGTTGGCCTAATGGTGACAAACCGAGCGTATCAGCTGAACGCCCGCGCCATTTCCATTTCGGAACAAATGCTCGGGCTGATTAACGGCATGCGCTCCTCATAA
- the ywqD gene encoding Tyrosine-protein kinase YwqD, which translates to MARSNRQQFKRLERSLITAEDPKSPIAEQYRTIRTNIQFSFIDRPLRSLIVTSTGPGEGKSTTVANLAVAFAQQGKKTLLIDADLRKPTVHYTFRLNNYMGLTNVLTGSAPLLPTCQATEIDHLSVLTSGPIPPNPAELLSSKAMAQCLEQLYETFDLVVFDTPPVLAVTDAQILANQCDGTVLVIESGGTEIEAAVKAKELLEAANAKLLGVVLNKRKHRDGGHYYYYQYK; encoded by the coding sequence TTGGCTCGTAGCAACCGTCAACAATTCAAACGATTGGAACGAAGCTTAATTACAGCGGAAGATCCAAAATCACCCATTGCCGAGCAATATCGGACGATTCGGACGAACATTCAATTTTCCTTCATCGACCGCCCGCTTCGCTCGCTTATTGTAACATCGACTGGACCAGGTGAGGGAAAATCGACGACAGTAGCCAATCTGGCTGTTGCCTTCGCCCAACAAGGAAAAAAGACATTGCTCATTGACGCCGACTTGCGCAAACCGACGGTCCATTACACCTTCCGGTTAAACAACTACATGGGATTAACGAACGTTTTGACGGGCTCGGCGCCGCTGTTGCCGACGTGCCAAGCGACCGAAATCGATCACTTGTCGGTTTTGACGTCGGGCCCGATTCCGCCCAACCCCGCCGAGCTCCTCAGTTCGAAAGCGATGGCGCAATGCCTCGAACAGCTGTATGAGACGTTTGACCTTGTCGTCTTCGACACTCCGCCTGTCTTGGCCGTGACAGACGCGCAAATTTTAGCCAATCAATGCGACGGCACCGTCTTGGTCATCGAAAGCGGCGGCACGGAAATCGAGGCGGCCGTCAAGGCGAAGGAGCTACTCGAAGCGGCCAACGCCAAGCTGCTCGGCGTCGTTTTGAACAAGCGGAAGCACCGCGACGGCGGGCATTATTATTACTACCAATACAAGTAA
- the cap8A gene encoding Capsular polysaccharide type 8 biosynthesis protein cap8A, with amino-acid sequence MEETISLRELFETLRKRLWLIVLITALATVVSGVVSYFLLTPIYQASTQILVNQAKSEQQFYNFNEIQTNVQLINTYSVIIKSPTILEKVKNELNLDQTLDELNEQIQVSSEKDSQVFSVTVQDPDPAMAANIANKTAEVFKNEIVKIMNIDNVTILSKAEVKDHQAPVKPKPLLNMAIAFVVGLMTGVGLAFLLEYLDNTIKTEEDVEKHLGLPVLGAVSMMNPKQTEAKGKPSVMKTRGETIGS; translated from the coding sequence GTGGAAGAAACGATCAGCCTGCGTGAGCTGTTCGAAACATTGCGCAAACGGCTTTGGCTCATCGTGCTGATCACCGCGCTAGCGACCGTTGTAAGCGGTGTGGTCAGCTATTTTCTATTAACGCCGATTTACCAGGCATCGACACAAATTCTCGTCAACCAGGCGAAATCTGAGCAGCAGTTCTACAACTTCAACGAAATCCAGACGAACGTGCAGCTCATCAACACGTACAGCGTCATCATCAAAAGTCCAACCATTTTGGAAAAAGTGAAAAACGAGTTAAACCTTGACCAGACGCTCGACGAGCTGAACGAACAAATCCAAGTCTCAAGCGAAAAAGACTCGCAAGTGTTCTCCGTCACCGTCCAGGATCCCGATCCGGCCATGGCGGCGAACATCGCCAACAAAACAGCCGAAGTGTTCAAAAACGAAATCGTCAAAATCATGAACATCGACAACGTGACGATTCTCTCGAAAGCGGAAGTGAAAGACCATCAAGCCCCGGTCAAACCGAAGCCATTGCTGAACATGGCCATCGCCTTTGTCGTCGGCTTGATGACGGGTGTAGGGCTTGCGTTCTTGCTTGAATATTTGGACAACACGATCAAGACGGAAGAAGACGTCGAAAAACATCTCGGCCTGCCGGTGCTCGGGGCAGTAAGCATGATGAATCCAAAACAAACCGAAGCAAAAGGGAAGCCATCCGTCATGAAGACAAGAGGTGAAACCATTGGCTCGTAG
- the flgG_2 gene encoding Distal rod protein: protein MLRGLYTAASGMLAQERRVEMLTNNLANAETPGYKADAGAMRAFPELLMSRLEDEPIPTAPPRAILTQTAIGPLQTGVYMQELIPNFRQGDIKETGLSTDVALVDGQVPVDPASGQRGALLFAVENGQGDIRYTRNGHFTVSPDGYFTTQDGWYVLDGNGERIAVPNETFAVRDDGTIIAGNREIARLGVAFAANPQTLVKEGNGLFRSTAGPLPQAPGNVTYTVKQRFLERSNVDVERTMTDLLAAYRTFEANQKIIQAYDRSLDKAVNEVGRLK from the coding sequence ATGTTAAGAGGATTGTATACCGCCGCGAGCGGCATGCTCGCCCAGGAGCGGCGCGTCGAGATGCTGACCAACAACTTGGCGAACGCCGAAACGCCGGGATACAAAGCTGATGCAGGAGCGATGAGAGCGTTTCCGGAACTGTTGATGAGCCGCCTCGAGGACGAGCCGATCCCGACCGCCCCGCCGCGCGCCATTCTGACGCAAACGGCGATCGGGCCGCTCCAGACGGGTGTCTATATGCAAGAACTCATCCCGAACTTCCGCCAAGGGGATATTAAAGAAACCGGTCTCTCCACTGATGTAGCCTTAGTCGATGGACAAGTCCCGGTCGACCCGGCAAGCGGGCAGCGCGGGGCGCTCTTGTTTGCCGTCGAAAACGGCCAAGGCGACATCCGGTACACGCGCAACGGCCATTTCACCGTGAGCCCGGACGGCTATTTCACCACGCAAGACGGTTGGTATGTGCTCGATGGCAACGGCGAGCGCATCGCCGTTCCGAATGAAACGTTCGCCGTCCGCGACGACGGGACGATCATCGCCGGAAACCGGGAAATCGCCCGCCTTGGCGTCGCCTTCGCCGCCAACCCGCAAACATTGGTGAAGGAAGGAAACGGCCTGTTCCGCAGCACGGCAGGGCCGTTGCCGCAGGCGCCCGGCAATGTCACGTATACCGTCAAGCAGCGGTTTCTCGAACGGTCGAACGTGGACGTTGAGCGGACGATGACCGACTTGCTCGCGGCTTACCGAACGTTTGAAGCAAACCAAAAAATCATCCAAGCGTACGACCGCAGCTTGGACAAGGCCGTCAATGAAGTCGGCCGCCTGAAATGA
- a CDS encoding DNA-directed RNA polymerase subunit beta: MSDERHQERMHRPSSRMARRKGRVRKSPPTPAEPEAKALPAEEEAAAPRRFARTRLIPIWLRLIIVAVLMALSLTVGAIVGYSAIGDGAWLDVFRPSTWQHILDFVEKGA; the protein is encoded by the coding sequence ATGAGTGACGAGAGGCATCAAGAGCGTATGCATCGGCCGTCTTCCCGGATGGCAAGGCGGAAAGGCCGAGTAAGAAAGAGCCCGCCGACTCCCGCCGAACCGGAAGCCAAAGCCCTTCCGGCTGAAGAGGAGGCGGCCGCGCCGCGCCGTTTCGCGCGCACGCGGCTCATCCCGATCTGGCTTCGCCTCATCATCGTCGCCGTCTTGATGGCCTTAAGCCTCACCGTCGGCGCCATCGTCGGCTACAGCGCCATCGGCGACGGGGCGTGGCTTGATGTATTCCGCCCGTCGACGTGGCAGCACATCCTCGATTTTGTCGAAAAAGGGGCATAA
- the fabZ gene encoding (3R)-hydroxymyristoyl-[acyl-carrier-protein] dehydratase: MLDIQQIQAIIPHRYPFLLVDRILEIEEGKRAVGIKNVSANEAFFAGHFPEYPVMPGVLIVEALAQVGAVVLLQSEDNRGRLAFFAGIDNCRFKRQVKPGDQIRLEVEILRARGAIGKGKGTATVDGELVCETELMFALGEKTNG, translated from the coding sequence ATGCTTGACATCCAACAAATCCAGGCGATCATCCCGCACCGCTACCCGTTTTTGCTTGTTGACCGCATTCTGGAAATCGAAGAAGGAAAGCGCGCCGTCGGCATCAAAAACGTGAGTGCCAACGAGGCGTTTTTCGCCGGCCACTTCCCCGAATACCCGGTCATGCCGGGCGTCTTGATCGTCGAGGCGCTCGCCCAAGTCGGCGCCGTCGTCCTCCTGCAAAGCGAGGACAACCGCGGCCGCCTCGCCTTTTTCGCCGGCATCGACAACTGCCGCTTCAAGCGGCAAGTGAAACCAGGCGACCAAATTCGCCTTGAAGTCGAAATTCTCCGCGCCCGCGGCGCCATCGGCAAAGGCAAAGGCACCGCCACCGTCGACGGCGAACTCGTCTGCGAAACAGAGCTCATGTTCGCCCTCGGTGAGAAAACAAACGGATGA
- a CDS encoding chromate transporter, chromate ion transporter (CHR) family, whose amino-acid sequence MIYWQLFLAFFWPGILGYGGGPASIPLVEHEVVDRYQWMTVNEFSEVLAIGNSLPGPIATKMAGYIGYEQAGILGAAVAVFASVAPSLILLMALLQLLYKWKDALQVKRLTAYIRPAIAVMLALMAIDFFRESYEGAGLVQMVCLAAASALLMFGKWRLHPAYVIALALVYGAVFLSP is encoded by the coding sequence ATGATTTATTGGCAGCTGTTTCTCGCCTTTTTTTGGCCCGGCATTTTGGGCTATGGCGGCGGCCCGGCGTCCATCCCGCTTGTCGAGCACGAAGTCGTCGATCGCTATCAGTGGATGACGGTCAATGAATTCAGTGAAGTGCTGGCGATCGGCAACTCGTTGCCCGGCCCGATCGCGACGAAAATGGCCGGCTATATCGGCTATGAACAAGCCGGCATTCTTGGCGCCGCCGTCGCCGTGTTTGCGAGCGTCGCCCCGTCGCTTATTTTGCTGATGGCTCTTTTGCAGCTCTTGTACAAATGGAAAGACGCGCTGCAAGTGAAGCGCCTCACCGCCTACATTCGCCCGGCGATCGCCGTGATGCTTGCGCTCATGGCCATCGACTTTTTTCGCGAGTCGTACGAAGGAGCCGGGCTCGTCCAAATGGTGTGTCTCGCTGCCGCCAGCGCCTTGTTGATGTTCGGCAAATGGCGCCTCCATCCGGCGTACGTCATCGCCTTGGCGCTCGTGTACGGGGCGGTGTTTCTCTCGCCATGA
- the lytR_2 gene encoding Membrane-bound protein lytR: protein MRTKRRKKKKWIRWLAGLFVVLLAGIGVFAYSVYHHVKQTANEMHEQVNWKSEKRQEEVSFERKTPISILLIGVDERKGDKGRADTLIVMTVNPNKQSIEMVSVPRDTRTEIVGKGIEDKINHSYAFGGVEMTMATVEHFLDIPIDYYIKVNMESFRDIVDAVGGVTVNNPFAFTYEGTHFPKGEITLNGDEALKYSRMRKDDPRGDFGRQDRQKQIIQAIIEKGASFSSLANYSDVLAAIGKNIKTNLTFDEMKNIQENYKDARKQIKQLHITGQGTKINGIYYLVVPESERLAISNELKEHLELKATASR, encoded by the coding sequence ATGCGAACAAAACGGCGAAAAAAGAAGAAATGGATCCGCTGGCTGGCGGGGCTGTTCGTTGTGTTGCTTGCCGGGATAGGAGTGTTTGCCTATTCCGTCTACCATCATGTGAAACAAACGGCCAATGAGATGCATGAACAAGTGAACTGGAAGTCGGAGAAGCGCCAAGAAGAAGTGTCGTTCGAACGGAAGACGCCGATCTCGATTTTGTTGATTGGCGTCGATGAACGCAAAGGGGATAAAGGGCGCGCCGATACGCTCATCGTCATGACGGTAAATCCGAACAAGCAGTCGATTGAAATGGTGAGCGTGCCGCGCGACACAAGAACCGAGATCGTCGGGAAAGGGATAGAAGATAAAATCAACCACTCGTACGCCTTTGGCGGAGTGGAGATGACGATGGCGACGGTTGAGCATTTCTTAGATATTCCGATTGACTATTACATTAAAGTCAACATGGAAAGCTTCCGCGACATCGTCGATGCGGTCGGCGGGGTGACGGTGAACAACCCGTTCGCGTTTACGTATGAAGGGACGCACTTTCCGAAAGGCGAGATTACGTTAAACGGCGATGAAGCGTTGAAATATTCGCGCATGCGGAAAGACGACCCGCGCGGCGATTTCGGGCGCCAGGATCGGCAGAAGCAAATTATTCAAGCGATTATTGAAAAAGGGGCAAGCTTCTCGTCGCTCGCAAACTACAGCGATGTGCTCGCGGCGATTGGGAAAAACATTAAGACGAACTTGACGTTTGACGAGATGAAAAACATTCAGGAAAATTACAAAGACGCCCGCAAGCAAATTAAGCAGCTGCATATTACGGGACAAGGGACGAAAATTAACGGCATCTATTATTTAGTTGTGCCGGAGAGCGAGCGTCTGGCGATTTCGAACGAATTAAAAGAGCATTTGGAGCTGAAGGCGACGGCGTCGCGGTAA
- the ywqE gene encoding Tyrosine-protein phosphatase YwqE: MIDIHSHVLPGLDDGAATMEDAIAMAQAAASEGIATIIATPHHRNGAYDNPKSSVLPLAAELNDELKRRGIALTVLPGQEVRLHGDLLDGFHRHEVMTLADTPYILIEFPPDHVPKYAEQLLFDMQVNGLIPIIAHPERNAEIIEQPERLYQLVKRGALAQLTASSVTGHFGKKIKTFSFQLIEANLAHFIASDAHNITNRPFRLRAAYETVRKEFGTEALYYFRENAELLVRGQAVFRDEPKRVKKKKKFLGLF; this comes from the coding sequence ATGATCGACATCCATAGCCATGTTCTGCCTGGCCTCGATGACGGGGCGGCCACGATGGAAGACGCCATCGCCATGGCGCAAGCGGCAGCCAGCGAAGGGATTGCGACGATCATCGCCACTCCCCATCACCGAAACGGGGCCTATGACAACCCGAAATCGTCCGTCTTGCCATTGGCGGCGGAGCTGAACGACGAATTGAAACGGCGCGGCATCGCCTTGACCGTCCTGCCAGGCCAGGAAGTGCGCCTGCACGGCGATCTTTTGGATGGCTTTCATCGGCACGAGGTGATGACGCTCGCCGATACACCGTATATCTTAATCGAATTTCCGCCCGATCACGTGCCGAAATACGCCGAACAGCTGCTCTTTGACATGCAAGTGAACGGGCTCATCCCGATCATCGCCCACCCGGAGCGAAACGCCGAAATCATCGAGCAGCCCGAGCGATTGTACCAGCTCGTCAAACGCGGCGCCCTGGCCCAGCTGACCGCTTCCAGCGTCACCGGCCATTTCGGCAAGAAAATCAAAACGTTCTCGTTCCAACTGATCGAGGCGAACTTGGCCCATTTCATCGCCTCCGACGCCCATAACATCACGAACCGCCCGTTCCGCCTGCGCGCGGCGTACGAAACGGTCCGCAAAGAATTCGGCACCGAGGCGCTCTACTACTTCCGCGAAAACGCCGAACTGCTCGTCCGCGGCCAAGCCGTGTTCCGCGACGAACCGAAGCGGGTGAAAAAAAAGAAGAAGTTTCTAGGACTCTTTTGA
- the mreB_2 gene encoding Rod shape-determining protein MreB, with amino-acid sequence MFSRDIGIDLGTANVLIFVKGKGIVLNEPSVVAIDKNTNKVLAVGEEARRMVGRTPGNIVAIRPLKDGVIADFDITEAMLKHFLSKLDLKGFFAKPRILICCPTNTTSVERKAIKEAAEKSGGKKVYLEEEPKVAAIGAGMDIFQPCGNMVVDIGGGTTDVAVLSMGDIVTASSIKMAGDKFDMEILNYIKREYKLLIGERTAEEIKIKVATVFPGARTEEIDVRGRDLVTGLPRTITVRSEEIERALREPVSLIVQAAKSVLERTPPELSADIIDRGVILTGGGALLHGIDQLLAEELKLPVFIAENPMDCVALGTGLMLENIDRAPKSQLV; translated from the coding sequence ATGTTCTCACGAGATATCGGCATTGACCTAGGCACGGCGAACGTCCTCATTTTCGTCAAAGGCAAAGGCATCGTGCTCAATGAGCCGTCCGTCGTGGCGATTGATAAAAACACGAACAAAGTGCTCGCAGTCGGCGAAGAAGCACGACGAATGGTCGGACGTACTCCTGGGAATATTGTTGCCATTCGGCCGCTCAAAGACGGCGTCATTGCGGACTTTGACATTACGGAAGCGATGCTGAAGCATTTCTTAAGCAAGCTCGACCTAAAAGGCTTTTTCGCCAAACCGCGCATTTTGATTTGTTGCCCGACGAACACAACATCCGTGGAACGGAAAGCGATCAAAGAGGCAGCAGAAAAAAGCGGCGGCAAAAAAGTGTACTTGGAGGAAGAGCCGAAAGTCGCAGCCATTGGCGCCGGAATGGACATTTTTCAGCCGTGCGGAAACATGGTCGTTGATATTGGCGGTGGCACGACCGACGTGGCGGTTCTCTCGATGGGGGACATTGTCACCGCCTCTTCCATTAAAATGGCCGGGGACAAGTTCGATATGGAAATTTTAAACTACATTAAGCGTGAATATAAGCTGCTCATCGGGGAACGAACGGCCGAGGAGATTAAAATCAAAGTCGCAACGGTATTCCCAGGCGCACGGACCGAAGAAATCGACGTCCGCGGCCGCGATCTCGTCACCGGACTGCCGCGCACGATCACCGTCCGTTCGGAGGAGATCGAACGGGCGCTTCGCGAGCCGGTGTCCTTGATTGTACAAGCCGCGAAAAGCGTGCTCGAGCGCACGCCGCCGGAACTGTCGGCCGACATCATCGACCGAGGCGTCATCTTAACGGGCGGCGGCGCCCTCTTGCATGGCATCGATCAGTTGCTTGCCGAAGAGCTGAAGCTGCCGGTGTTCATCGCCGAAAATCCGATGGACTGCGTCGCCCTTGGCACCGGGCTGATGCTTGAGAACATCGACCGCGCTCCGAAATCGCAGTTGGTGTAA
- the ipi gene encoding BsuPI gives MGKGKMIGVAAVLAGVAAASALFMYNSGNERPQAKDDLLGPAPAGKPAPAGGKGIIAGTLEPSLTYEKQNGAYVFTFTVKNQTERVQTVTFTSSKKYDYILYRDGQKVKQYSEGKMFAQIYEERTLKQGEELSFQETFRGLEPGTYTLEWWLADPNWPNARAKVTFTVQ, from the coding sequence ATGGGCAAAGGAAAAATGATCGGCGTCGCAGCCGTGTTGGCCGGGGTGGCGGCGGCGAGTGCGCTGTTTATGTATAATAGCGGCAACGAGCGCCCGCAGGCAAAGGATGACTTGCTTGGCCCCGCCCCGGCGGGCAAACCAGCGCCCGCAGGCGGGAAAGGGATCATCGCCGGAACGTTGGAGCCGTCGCTGACATATGAAAAACAAAACGGGGCATACGTGTTTACCTTCACGGTGAAAAACCAAACGGAGCGCGTGCAAACGGTGACGTTCACGAGCTCGAAAAAGTATGACTACATTTTGTACCGCGATGGCCAAAAGGTGAAGCAGTACAGCGAAGGGAAGATGTTTGCACAAATTTACGAAGAGCGCACGTTAAAACAAGGGGAAGAGCTGTCGTTTCAGGAGACGTTCCGCGGCCTGGAGCCCGGAACGTATACGCTTGAGTGGTGGCTCGCTGATCCAAACTGGCCGAACGCGCGGGCGAAAGTGACGTTTACGGTGCAATGA